The Danaus plexippus chromosome 12, MEX_DaPlex, whole genome shotgun sequence DNA window ttatttttctataaacacattatttattttatatccttttattaaatcttgaCTCACATCATATAAATCGCGAATCGCGTTGGGTTTTCGTCAACGAAGTCGTGTGCGTGGATGGAGAAGAGTTCAGCGGTCGGGCCGCGGGTCGGCGTCGAGACGAAGCACCCAGCACGCGCGGCTTCTTAGCTAAACAATTTGTGCATCGAGGTCAggtaaagattattttaatctctAAATCACATTTGGACactaatatacatgtataactACGATCAACAAGTGTCAATATTGAGCAGTACGAGGAGGGCCGCGGCGGCGCGCGGCTCGCAGCCTGCGTCACGCGGTTCCGTACACGCACTCGCTGCGTCGCGCACCAGGTGTTTCTTCGCCAGGAAAAACGGCGGCACGTTTCCATTGATCTCGCACGCGCTCCACGTGCTGCAGTACGCGGACAACATTCATACCGGCCAGCTTACGAACGTCTTCTTCACTCCAATCCGGATCGCGAAGTAACTCGGCTAACAGGTGGGGGTAACGTGAAACATCCTCTAAACCCACGGGCGGTGCGTCTATACCATCATAACCAGCTCCCAGACCTACGTGCTCCACTCCGGCTACCCTTCGCACGTGGTTTATGTGTGCAATAACATCTTCGATTGTCGCTCGCTCGCTGCATGTTACAAGTTTAGCATAGAAATTAATCATAACTACGCCACCATTCGCAGCGATCATGCGAAGCAGATCATCTGGCACATTTCTAGACGAATTACATATTGCTGCAGCTCCAGAATGAGAGAATACTACGGGTGCCTGTGAAGTTTCAAGAGCGTCGCGGGCTGTCTCTTCACCTGCATGCGACAGATCAACTATCATACCAAGACGATTCATTTCTCGAACAACGGCGCGTCCGAACTCAGTGAGCCCACCAGAGGTGCCAGCGGCACGCGCCCATCGCGTATCACATGTATGAGTAACAGTAAGATATCGAGCACCTAGGTTATAAAACGCGCGAAGCACCGCTAGGGAATCACCGAGTGCATGGCCACCTTCAACTCCAATCAAAGAAGCAATCCGACCATCTCGATGGGCATCTAAGAGGTCCGACGCGCCGGTAACTAAAGCAAGATGAGCTGCGTTCATATCAACTATCCGTTTGATGACATCCATTTGTTCAATGGCCAACTGCACAGCGTCTTTATCTCGCGCACCACATGGAACGTATGCTGACCAAAACTGTGCCCCAATCTGACCGAGTCGTAGCCGCGGAATATCCGTGTGCGACCAGCGCGATCGGGCCCACGGCTCTAAGCCCTCCAAGCCAGCACTCAAATTAAAGTCacctattttattatgaagaaaTTTTCTAACATTCCACGCTAGGTCATTATGACCGTCTATAAGTGGAGAATCACGTAACATTCTCCGTATAGTTGTTAATCGCTGCTCAGGGGTAGCACGACCGCCACCTCCCAGGGCGAGGGGGAGGGCTAGTGCAGCGCCGAGTGCGGCCAATACAACGAGAGCAGCGAGTGCGATACGCCACCGCGGTCGACGCGGCGTTGGCTTTTCGTCAGAGCTCCCAGATGCGGATGCTGATAATGAATCTGGCGCCCAGCGACCGCATCTTTCTGCCACATCTGGTAACGAACCAGGAAATGTCATGCCCTCTGGTACAGCCGCctgtaaaaagtaaaaatatagtgagaacaatttaatttatgcgTACCCTTAATCTATATCATTAGACTTAGGCTTAGATTACAATATGACGTCGAaggaaatagtttttcattaccGCAGGTCAAAATATAAGAGTTTAACTTTGACTTAAGTGAATTATTAGATTTGTGTATAAACTTaagtaaatttcataaaaccaATGccaaatttcttatttaaatctcAAGCCTCTTAAACATGTTAAAGAAACTTCGAAACTTTTGAATTTGCAATATTACTAGGCTTCTATTTAagacattttgaaaatatttgtgaaagaTTTGTATcgtctgaaaaaaatattttaatatttaataaaataatctttatcaGGGATTACGagttatttttcctttttttttaagatatatgaaatatgttacGGGTACGCTAAAAATCTCATCGCACTAAGAAAAATATGCTTTATTTTCCAAGCGATAGTAAGCTGATAGATTCTTTATCTATCTTTAAGTAGCTAgggcttaaaaaaaaaacagaggAATAATTTCGACAACCGGGAATTCGAATTTAGGTAATTAGAGTTTTTAATGggtaaacttttaaattggtGTCAGGTATAGTGTTTCGTTTCTATAATTATGCTATTACTTTAAACAGagtgaaaaaacaaaatgtttaactaaaataacaatatcgaAAAACCattgaaagtaatatattgaattatttatatttaaataaaacaatctacttatatgatataataatgtacaaatatgtatattagatAGGCTTTCTGTTGGTAAGTAGGATAGGTTCTATTAAGgaccttatttatataaattttgtttatatactcgtataaccAACcgctaacaaaattttacttcagTACAGTATAGTAAAGTACAGAAtggaaatgatttaaaaagtttcacATAAGAATAGTAGGAATAATGGAATTGTTTAAGATAATTTCGGACACGGATGtagaacattataatttttaaagatattgttgttactttatatttatttatttaaatattttacttttaatttaattaattttaaattcggTCTTATCTCagtgattaaataataaactataaagaGATCTAGCGTTATAACCTTAACTAAGTTCTAAATAAAGCTCAGTCGTCTTTTGAGAAGACTTGAccagacatttatttctttttcttttttcttaaatgGAACTATAGTTTTTTGTCAACCAAccgcatttataattttattttacattttatcctAAGTTTCAATTGCTTTAcatcaaccgtgatcacgggaagACGAGATTAGAGTTACGGATCCATATCGTGTCTACCAAGGCATGTGGAGGAGACGAGGATATTCATTCTTCTGTAAAATCCAGAGGTTTTAAGTACACCGagctaaatatttctatagcTTGAGTTGCCTCCCTAAAATGTGCTACATAGGGCCGAAAGTTTTCGTCGCTTCTTCAAGGAAATGGGATAGCTTCAATAAACcaatctaaaacaaaatacgCCAGCGGACATTAAGCTGTGGAAACTAACCTAAATCAGCACCATCTCTGCTCTTAATAGGTTATATTCAAACCATTATGTAACCCACTTAATGGCCCGGAAGAAAAAAAtggtatgtttaaataattccgtttttctattcaaatattccaatttctatttattgagtagattcttatttttcaccgtcaatttcataaaattttatacgacCGAAGTTTTATAAAGCTCGAGCTATTGTCGTTGAAGAGtattcgatatttttattaataaaggtaatataataatgcaGTAAGCTGTTGTTTATTCTCTGCTTAATTGCCATTCGGTAAAATATTGTGGTAGATATTCGGCTgggatatttaattatgttttatgtgcGGTTTCATTGGCTATCCGtttatgctttttttttaatttataaaaaaataacgcgTGTTTTACTACGTACttcaattatttgtttaaaaagaacGTATCACTATTTCCTCaccattataaaaactaatgtttttgtGCGAGAGAGCCgtgtttgttacatttttacgccctaaatattatgtaaaaagtgGAAtacggaaaataaaatacctttcATGCAGAATAAAACGACTTCCCAAAGGATATCAATAATACGTAAGTAATGTTATCGAATAACATGATGAAAAAGCGTTTTTTCTCACtatgttcataattttaaagaatgcTTTATTCGAACAttgtaaaaaacttaaaaacgtTAAAGGATTACGTATTAATTTCAAGAGCCGCGTAAAAGACAACAAGATTTAATTCATCAGATTCCAATTACTTTGCGACAAAAGTAGGTGACACAGTTACAGATTCATGTACCAGACGTAGACGCTAGTATTGAAGAAGGAAGAAATAGAGTCACTGTAAATTATTGTTGAGGTTTCGGTTAGTAAGAAACTTCCTAATTCAGACGTCTCAGTGCCAGCAGGGATTTCAAATGTCGATAAacgcaaattttatataaaattaacgtttAGCGATAAGAAAAAGTTTGAATGgtctattaatttgtttagagtgataaaaatgattttttaattaaattaatgtttgtttttgaaaaatgaaccataaaacgttttattatgATACTTATTGTTAAGTGCATGGCATAAAAAAcgcaaataaaactttttagtaGTATCGAATGCTgttcatttataatgaaacaaagaacagattaaattattttagttattaataattgctgaataaattataaagaaaaaccaaACTATTCAGtgagaattaataataatgtgagAAATTCTGAATACTAGGTCTGTTTATAATttgacatataatattttaggccACTGATGTGAACGGTCACCCGAAAACCAATGAGAAATGTATTCCGTTTGAAATTTAGGAATTCAGAAGCATGCATCCAGACAT harbors:
- the LOC116772763 gene encoding dipeptidase 1-like; its protein translation is MEPPWEIELELRRHIETCACTCDHMGYGNYMDYQVAPAHACLCRAITSPHAHAAVPEGMTFPGSLPDVAERCGRWAPDSLSASASGSSDEKPTPRRPRWRIALAALVVLAALGAALALPLALGGGGRATPEQRLTTIRRMLRDSPLIDGHNDLAWNVRKFLHNKIGDFNLSAGLEGLEPWARSRWSHTDIPRLRLGQIGAQFWSAYVPCGARDKDAVQLAIEQMDVIKRIVDMNAAHLALVTGASDLLDAHRDGRIASLIGVEGGHALGDSLAVLRAFYNLGARYLTVTHTCDTRWARAAGTSGGLTEFGRAVVREMNRLGMIVDLSHAGEETARDALETSQAPVVFSHSGAAAICNSSRNVPDDLLRMIAANGGVVMINFYAKLVTCSERATIEDVIAHINHVRRVAGVEHVGLGAGYDGIDAPPVGLEDVSRYPHLLAELLRDPDWSEEDVRKLAGMNVVRVLQHVERVRDQWKRAAVFPGEETPGARRSECVYGTA